In the genome of Tachysurus vachellii isolate PV-2020 chromosome 9, HZAU_Pvac_v1, whole genome shotgun sequence, one region contains:
- the si:ch211-245j22.3 gene encoding guanylyl cyclase inhibitory protein, whose amino-acid sequence MGQAATLPCRSRGTYITELYEWVRMFLKECPSGLITLHEFKRHFCVGTVGMESAEYAEQIFRTLDNNEDGFVDFREYVMAISMLLEGSSVEKLRWSFKLYDKDKDGAITRSEMLDIMQAVYKMSVAASLTNPNPLTAEECTNRIFIKLDKDNNAIISLEEFIDGALADDWIREMLACDPNTVKVERTLKGCSGNKSLGSFESTE is encoded by the exons ATGGGACAGGCTGCGACTTTACCCTGCAGAAGCAGAGGCACCTACATCACAGAACTTTATGAGTGGGTAAG AATGTTCTTAAAGGAGTGTCCGAGTGGCCTGATCACTCTGCATGAGTTCAAACGCCACTTCTGTGTTGGAACTGTGGGAATGGAGTCTGCTGAATACGCTGAGCAGATCTTCCGGACATTAGACAACAATGAG GATGGATTCGTCGACTTCCGAGAGTACGTGATGGCCATCAGCATGCTGTTAGAAGGCTCATCAGTGGAGAAGCTTCGCTGGTCATTTAAACTTTATGACAAAGACAAGGATGGAGCCATAACACGATCAGAAATGCTTGATATCATGcag GCTGTGTATAAGATGAGTGTTGCAGCCTCTTTAACCAACCCTAATCCACTGACTGCTGAGGAATGCACCAACAGGATATTCATAAAACTTGACAAAGATAACAACG ccATCATCAGTCTGGAGGAGTTTATTGATGGGGCTCTGGCTGACGATTGGATAAGAGAGATGTTGGCATGTGACCCCAACACTGTAAAGGTAGAGAGAACCCTTAAGGGTTGCTCTGGAAATAAATCTTTGGGTTCATTTGAGTCTACAGAATGA
- the ppfibp1b gene encoding liprin-beta-1b isoform X3: MMSDASDMLAAALEQMDGIIAGSKSLDYSNGIFDCQSPTSPFMGSLRALHLIEDLRGVLELMDTEEREGLRCQIPDSTAHSLVEWLQGHLSNGHISVTGDIYQDRLNRLESDKESLVLQVSVLTDQVEVQGEKIRDLDLCLEEHREKLNSTEEMLQQELLCRSGLESQKMELMAEISNLKLKLNAMEKERIDFDEQFRDSEGLILEINELRYRNSEMENERLQYEKKLKSTKEELAILRRQLDGKDGELRRLQDETGSRSPTPAGLETTEREDTFKQKLKEKHLEVQRMKKAVESLLAANEEKDRKIEELRQSLTRYKKVQDLVMSVQGRKDKLKEEESDESYSDSSLTMSIAMSVSMDADKSVLSCAEEVKSQDEPTTFLSTLHVPSLATTPQTKPEADVNLEPVQSQRSVEVPKSSSLNKLDGSTSEKRPLAVGKSPAESRAFDEFNKITTLPPKSTSSSRAVEDDTFGTKKARSSFGRGFFKLRGGKRTASAPNLAATEHNGMDHLDLAGMPQNSSNSDSTNTLSSCLEGKKKSKGIKAFLGKLTRSQSTTFTLDDNLSENEFKRGGVRATAGPRLGWSRDLHNTNSEVDAPFARWSREQVCDWMQEQGLGLYVNLARQWISSGQTLLQASPQNLEKELGIKHHLHRKKLQLALQALGSEEEDNKGKLDYQWVTRWLDDIGLPQYKTQFDEARVDGRMLHYMTVDDLLSLKVGSVLHHLSIKRAIQVLRLNNYEPNCLRRRPSDENNITPAEISQWTNHRVMEWLRSVDLAEYAPNLRGSGVHGGLMVLEPRFNVETMALILNIPPNKTLLRRHLATHFNLLVGSEAQQTKQECMENPDYILLTATAKVKPRKLAFGTFGTLKKKKQEDSDEYVCPMDVEMPKGHSFQKGFRSMELHIYEDELDRLEQMEDSEGTVRQIGAFSEGINNLTSMLKDDELFKEVRTSSPNISVTDDDSNV; encoded by the exons ATGATGTCTGATGCGAGTGATATGTTGGCTGCTGCTTTGGAGCAAATGGATGGCATTATAGCAG GCTCTAAATCTCTTGACTATTCCAATGGGATTTTTGACTGCCAGTCTCCAACCTCACCATTCATGGGAAGCCTGCGGGCGCTGCACCTAATCGAGGATCTGAGGGGGGTTTTAGAGCTCATGgacacagaagagagagagggattgcGCTGCCAGATACCTGACTCGACAGCACACAGTCTGGTGGAGTGGCTACAGGGACATCTA TCAAATGGCCACATTTCAGTGACTGGTGATATTTACCAAGACAGACTTAATCGCCTTGAAAGTGACAAAGAATCCCTCGTTCTTCAG GTGAGTGTCTTGACGGACCAAGTAGAAGTCCAAGGAGAAAAGATAAGAGACTTAGACTTGTGCCTTGAGGAACATCGTGAAAAACTGAATTCCACTGAGGAAATGCTACAACAG GAGCTTCTCTGTAGGTCAGGTCTTGAGTCTCAGAAGATGGAGCTGATGGCTGAGATTTCAAATTTAAAGCTAAAGCTGAATGCCATGGAGAAGGAGAGAATTGACTTTGATGAACAATTCAGAGATAGTGAG GGTTTGATCCTAGAGATTAATGAGCTGAGGTATCGCAATTCTGAGATGGAGAACGAACGGTTGCAGTATGAGAAGAAACTAAAGTCTACAAAG gaggaGCTGGCTATATTAAGAAGGCAGCTGGATGGTAAAGATGGAGAACTAAGGAGGCTACAGGATGAGACAGGGTCCAGATCACCCACACCTGCAGGCTTAGAAACCACTGAGAGAG AGGATACTTTTAAGCAGAAGCTCAAAGAGAAAC ATTTGGAAGTGCAAAGAATGAAAAAAGCAGTTGAGTCACTTTTGGCAGCCAATGAAGAAAAG GATCGCAAGATTGAGGAGCTTCGGCAGTCACTTACACGTTACAAGAAGGTGCAAGACTTGGTCATGTCAGTGCAAGGTAGAAAAG ataaattaaaagaagaagaaagtgatGAGAGCTACAGTGACAGCTCTCTCACCATGTCAATAGCAATGTCAGTTTCCATGGATGCCGATAAGTCCGTCCTGTCGTGTGCTGAGGAAGTGAAGAGTCAAGATGAG CCGACGACTTTTCTCAGCACGCTGCATGTGCCTTCGCTCGCAACCACACCACAAACCAAACCAGAGGCTGATGTAAACCTGGAGCCAGTGCAGTCACAGAG AAGTGTGGAGGTTCCCAAATCCAGCAGCCTGAACAAATTGGATGGCAGCACTAGTGAAAAG aGGCCTTTGGCAGTTGGAAAGAGTCCAGCAGAG AGTCGTGCTTTTGATGAGTTCAACAAGATTACAACCTTACCACCAAAGTCCACTAGCAGCTCCCGTGCTGTTGAAGATGACACTTTTGGCACAAAGAAGGCCAGATCCTCCTTCGGACGAGGTTTCTTTAAGCTTAGGGGAGGCAAGAGGACAGCCAGCGCTCCTAATCTTG CTGCAACAGAGCACAACGGCATGGACCATCTGGATCTTGCAGGGATGCCACAGAATTCAAGCAACAGTGACAGTACAAACACTCTCTCCAGCTGCCTAGAGGGCAAGAAGAAGTCGAAGGGAATCAAAGCATTCTTAGGAAA GCTTACAAGAAGTCAGTCAACAACCTTCACCTTGGATGACAACCTCTCAGAGAACGAGTTCAAACGGGGAGGAGTCCGAGCCACAGCCGGTCCCAGGCTGGGATGGTCACGTGACCTGCACAACACAAACAG TGAGGTGGATGCTCCATTTGCACGTTGGTCCCGGGAGCAGGTGTGTGACTGGATGCAGGAGCAGGGACTGGGGCTATATGTGAACCTGGCCAGACAGTGGATTTCCTCAGGACAGACTCTCCTACAGGCTTCTCCACAGAACTTAGAGAAG gagttgGGGATCAAGCATCATCTACACAGGAAGAAACTGCAACTGGCCCTTCAAGCACTGGGCTCTGAGGAGGAAGACAACAAAGGCAAACTAGACTACCAATGGGTGACGA GGTGGCTTGATGATATTGGACTTCCTCAGTACAAAACTCAGTTTGATGAGGCAAGAGTGGATGGGCGAATGCTTCACTACATGACTGTG GATGATCTGCTGTCTCTGAAAGTGGGAAGTGTTCTGCATCACCTCAGCATCAAGAGAGCTATCCAAGTTCTCCGCCTCAACAATTACGAGCCCAATTGTCTACGCCGTAGACCCTcagatgag AACAACATCACCCCAGCAGAAATCTCTCAGTGGACCAATCACCGTGTGATGGAGTGGCTGCGTTCTGTAGATCTGGCAGAATATGCACCCAATTTGAGGGGCAGTGGAGTCCATGGAGGTCTGATG gttCTCGAACCTCGTTTTAATGTGGAAACAATGGCACTGATCCTGAACATTCCTCCAAACAAGACTTTGCTCAGAAGGCACCTGGCGACTCACTTTAACCTGCTGGTTGGTTCGGAGGCTCAGCAGACGAAGCAGGAGTGTATGGAGAATCCTGATTACATTTTACTCACTGCAACTGCTAAAGTCAAG CCACGAAAACTGGCATTTGGGACCTTTGGGactttgaagaagaagaagcaggaggATAGTGATGAGTATGTGTGCCCCATGGATGTGGAGATGCCAAAAGGACACAGTTTCCAGAAAGGCTTTAGAAGCATGGAGCTGCACATTTACGAGGATGAGCTGGACAGACTAGAACAG ATGGAGGATTCAGAGGGCACTGTGCGACAAATTGGAGCTTTCTCAGAAGGCATCAACAACCTGACG AGTATGCTGAAAGATGACGAGCTCTTTAAGGAGGTTAGAACATCATCCCCCAACATTAGCGTGACTGACGACGACTCCAACGTTTGA
- the ppfibp1b gene encoding liprin-beta-1b isoform X2 — MMSDASDMLAAALEQMDGIIAGSKSLDYSNGIFDCQSPTSPFMGSLRALHLIEDLRGVLELMDTEEREGLRCQIPDSTAHSLVEWLQGHLSNGHISVTGDIYQDRLNRLESDKESLVLQVSVLTDQVEVQGEKIRDLDLCLEEHREKLNSTEEMLQQELLCRSGLESQKMELMAEISNLKLKLNAMEKERIDFDEQFRDSEGLILEINELRYRNSEMENERLQYEKKLKSTKEELAILRRQLDGKDGELRRLQDETGSRSPTPAGLETTERDLEVQRMKKAVESLLAANEEKDRKIEELRQSLTRYKKVQDLVMSVQGRKDKLKEEESDESYSDSSLTMSIAMSVSMDADKSVLSCAEEVKSQDEPTTFLSTLHVPSLATTPQTKPEADVNLEPVQSQSDSVHQEPSQSQEPVINTSLESVEVPKSSSLNKLDGSTSEKRPLAVGKSPAESRAFDEFNKITTLPPKSTSSSRAVEDDTFGTKKARSSFGRGFFKLRGGKRTASAPNLAATEHNGMDHLDLAGMPQNSSNSDSTNTLSSCLEGKKKSKGIKAFLGKLTRSQSTTFTLDDNLSENEFKRGGVRATAGPRLGWSRDLHNTNSEVDAPFARWSREQVCDWMQEQGLGLYVNLARQWISSGQTLLQASPQNLEKELGIKHHLHRKKLQLALQALGSEEEDNKGKLDYQWVTRWLDDIGLPQYKTQFDEARVDGRMLHYMTVDDLLSLKVGSVLHHLSIKRAIQVLRLNNYEPNCLRRRPSDENNITPAEISQWTNHRVMEWLRSVDLAEYAPNLRGSGVHGGLMVLEPRFNVETMALILNIPPNKTLLRRHLATHFNLLVGSEAQQTKQECMENPDYILLTATAKVKPRKLAFGTFGTLKKKKQEDSDEYVCPMDVEMPKGHSFQKGFRSMELHIYEDELDRLEQMEDSEGTVRQIGAFSEGINNLTSMLKDDELFKEVRTSSPNISVTDDDSNV, encoded by the exons ATGATGTCTGATGCGAGTGATATGTTGGCTGCTGCTTTGGAGCAAATGGATGGCATTATAGCAG GCTCTAAATCTCTTGACTATTCCAATGGGATTTTTGACTGCCAGTCTCCAACCTCACCATTCATGGGAAGCCTGCGGGCGCTGCACCTAATCGAGGATCTGAGGGGGGTTTTAGAGCTCATGgacacagaagagagagagggattgcGCTGCCAGATACCTGACTCGACAGCACACAGTCTGGTGGAGTGGCTACAGGGACATCTA TCAAATGGCCACATTTCAGTGACTGGTGATATTTACCAAGACAGACTTAATCGCCTTGAAAGTGACAAAGAATCCCTCGTTCTTCAG GTGAGTGTCTTGACGGACCAAGTAGAAGTCCAAGGAGAAAAGATAAGAGACTTAGACTTGTGCCTTGAGGAACATCGTGAAAAACTGAATTCCACTGAGGAAATGCTACAACAG GAGCTTCTCTGTAGGTCAGGTCTTGAGTCTCAGAAGATGGAGCTGATGGCTGAGATTTCAAATTTAAAGCTAAAGCTGAATGCCATGGAGAAGGAGAGAATTGACTTTGATGAACAATTCAGAGATAGTGAG GGTTTGATCCTAGAGATTAATGAGCTGAGGTATCGCAATTCTGAGATGGAGAACGAACGGTTGCAGTATGAGAAGAAACTAAAGTCTACAAAG gaggaGCTGGCTATATTAAGAAGGCAGCTGGATGGTAAAGATGGAGAACTAAGGAGGCTACAGGATGAGACAGGGTCCAGATCACCCACACCTGCAGGCTTAGAAACCACTGAGAGAG ATTTGGAAGTGCAAAGAATGAAAAAAGCAGTTGAGTCACTTTTGGCAGCCAATGAAGAAAAG GATCGCAAGATTGAGGAGCTTCGGCAGTCACTTACACGTTACAAGAAGGTGCAAGACTTGGTCATGTCAGTGCAAGGTAGAAAAG ataaattaaaagaagaagaaagtgatGAGAGCTACAGTGACAGCTCTCTCACCATGTCAATAGCAATGTCAGTTTCCATGGATGCCGATAAGTCCGTCCTGTCGTGTGCTGAGGAAGTGAAGAGTCAAGATGAG CCGACGACTTTTCTCAGCACGCTGCATGTGCCTTCGCTCGCAACCACACCACAAACCAAACCAGAGGCTGATGTAAACCTGGAGCCAGTGCAGTCACAGAG TGATTCAGTGCATCAGGAGCCAAGTCAGTCACAGGAGCCCGTGATAAATACCAGTCTGGA AAGTGTGGAGGTTCCCAAATCCAGCAGCCTGAACAAATTGGATGGCAGCACTAGTGAAAAG aGGCCTTTGGCAGTTGGAAAGAGTCCAGCAGAG AGTCGTGCTTTTGATGAGTTCAACAAGATTACAACCTTACCACCAAAGTCCACTAGCAGCTCCCGTGCTGTTGAAGATGACACTTTTGGCACAAAGAAGGCCAGATCCTCCTTCGGACGAGGTTTCTTTAAGCTTAGGGGAGGCAAGAGGACAGCCAGCGCTCCTAATCTTG CTGCAACAGAGCACAACGGCATGGACCATCTGGATCTTGCAGGGATGCCACAGAATTCAAGCAACAGTGACAGTACAAACACTCTCTCCAGCTGCCTAGAGGGCAAGAAGAAGTCGAAGGGAATCAAAGCATTCTTAGGAAA GCTTACAAGAAGTCAGTCAACAACCTTCACCTTGGATGACAACCTCTCAGAGAACGAGTTCAAACGGGGAGGAGTCCGAGCCACAGCCGGTCCCAGGCTGGGATGGTCACGTGACCTGCACAACACAAACAG TGAGGTGGATGCTCCATTTGCACGTTGGTCCCGGGAGCAGGTGTGTGACTGGATGCAGGAGCAGGGACTGGGGCTATATGTGAACCTGGCCAGACAGTGGATTTCCTCAGGACAGACTCTCCTACAGGCTTCTCCACAGAACTTAGAGAAG gagttgGGGATCAAGCATCATCTACACAGGAAGAAACTGCAACTGGCCCTTCAAGCACTGGGCTCTGAGGAGGAAGACAACAAAGGCAAACTAGACTACCAATGGGTGACGA GGTGGCTTGATGATATTGGACTTCCTCAGTACAAAACTCAGTTTGATGAGGCAAGAGTGGATGGGCGAATGCTTCACTACATGACTGTG GATGATCTGCTGTCTCTGAAAGTGGGAAGTGTTCTGCATCACCTCAGCATCAAGAGAGCTATCCAAGTTCTCCGCCTCAACAATTACGAGCCCAATTGTCTACGCCGTAGACCCTcagatgag AACAACATCACCCCAGCAGAAATCTCTCAGTGGACCAATCACCGTGTGATGGAGTGGCTGCGTTCTGTAGATCTGGCAGAATATGCACCCAATTTGAGGGGCAGTGGAGTCCATGGAGGTCTGATG gttCTCGAACCTCGTTTTAATGTGGAAACAATGGCACTGATCCTGAACATTCCTCCAAACAAGACTTTGCTCAGAAGGCACCTGGCGACTCACTTTAACCTGCTGGTTGGTTCGGAGGCTCAGCAGACGAAGCAGGAGTGTATGGAGAATCCTGATTACATTTTACTCACTGCAACTGCTAAAGTCAAG CCACGAAAACTGGCATTTGGGACCTTTGGGactttgaagaagaagaagcaggaggATAGTGATGAGTATGTGTGCCCCATGGATGTGGAGATGCCAAAAGGACACAGTTTCCAGAAAGGCTTTAGAAGCATGGAGCTGCACATTTACGAGGATGAGCTGGACAGACTAGAACAG ATGGAGGATTCAGAGGGCACTGTGCGACAAATTGGAGCTTTCTCAGAAGGCATCAACAACCTGACG AGTATGCTGAAAGATGACGAGCTCTTTAAGGAGGTTAGAACATCATCCCCCAACATTAGCGTGACTGACGACGACTCCAACGTTTGA
- the ppfibp1b gene encoding liprin-beta-1b isoform X1 codes for MMSDASDMLAAALEQMDGIIAGSKSLDYSNGIFDCQSPTSPFMGSLRALHLIEDLRGVLELMDTEEREGLRCQIPDSTAHSLVEWLQGHLSNGHISVTGDIYQDRLNRLESDKESLVLQVSVLTDQVEVQGEKIRDLDLCLEEHREKLNSTEEMLQQELLCRSGLESQKMELMAEISNLKLKLNAMEKERIDFDEQFRDSEGLILEINELRYRNSEMENERLQYEKKLKSTKEELAILRRQLDGKDGELRRLQDETGSRSPTPAGLETTEREDTFKQKLKEKHLEVQRMKKAVESLLAANEEKDRKIEELRQSLTRYKKVQDLVMSVQGRKDKLKEEESDESYSDSSLTMSIAMSVSMDADKSVLSCAEEVKSQDEPTTFLSTLHVPSLATTPQTKPEADVNLEPVQSQSDSVHQEPSQSQEPVINTSLESVEVPKSSSLNKLDGSTSEKRPLAVGKSPAESRAFDEFNKITTLPPKSTSSSRAVEDDTFGTKKARSSFGRGFFKLRGGKRTASAPNLAATEHNGMDHLDLAGMPQNSSNSDSTNTLSSCLEGKKKSKGIKAFLGKLTRSQSTTFTLDDNLSENEFKRGGVRATAGPRLGWSRDLHNTNSEVDAPFARWSREQVCDWMQEQGLGLYVNLARQWISSGQTLLQASPQNLEKELGIKHHLHRKKLQLALQALGSEEEDNKGKLDYQWVTRWLDDIGLPQYKTQFDEARVDGRMLHYMTVDDLLSLKVGSVLHHLSIKRAIQVLRLNNYEPNCLRRRPSDENNITPAEISQWTNHRVMEWLRSVDLAEYAPNLRGSGVHGGLMVLEPRFNVETMALILNIPPNKTLLRRHLATHFNLLVGSEAQQTKQECMENPDYILLTATAKVKPRKLAFGTFGTLKKKKQEDSDEYVCPMDVEMPKGHSFQKGFRSMELHIYEDELDRLEQMEDSEGTVRQIGAFSEGINNLTSMLKDDELFKEVRTSSPNISVTDDDSNV; via the exons ATGATGTCTGATGCGAGTGATATGTTGGCTGCTGCTTTGGAGCAAATGGATGGCATTATAGCAG GCTCTAAATCTCTTGACTATTCCAATGGGATTTTTGACTGCCAGTCTCCAACCTCACCATTCATGGGAAGCCTGCGGGCGCTGCACCTAATCGAGGATCTGAGGGGGGTTTTAGAGCTCATGgacacagaagagagagagggattgcGCTGCCAGATACCTGACTCGACAGCACACAGTCTGGTGGAGTGGCTACAGGGACATCTA TCAAATGGCCACATTTCAGTGACTGGTGATATTTACCAAGACAGACTTAATCGCCTTGAAAGTGACAAAGAATCCCTCGTTCTTCAG GTGAGTGTCTTGACGGACCAAGTAGAAGTCCAAGGAGAAAAGATAAGAGACTTAGACTTGTGCCTTGAGGAACATCGTGAAAAACTGAATTCCACTGAGGAAATGCTACAACAG GAGCTTCTCTGTAGGTCAGGTCTTGAGTCTCAGAAGATGGAGCTGATGGCTGAGATTTCAAATTTAAAGCTAAAGCTGAATGCCATGGAGAAGGAGAGAATTGACTTTGATGAACAATTCAGAGATAGTGAG GGTTTGATCCTAGAGATTAATGAGCTGAGGTATCGCAATTCTGAGATGGAGAACGAACGGTTGCAGTATGAGAAGAAACTAAAGTCTACAAAG gaggaGCTGGCTATATTAAGAAGGCAGCTGGATGGTAAAGATGGAGAACTAAGGAGGCTACAGGATGAGACAGGGTCCAGATCACCCACACCTGCAGGCTTAGAAACCACTGAGAGAG AGGATACTTTTAAGCAGAAGCTCAAAGAGAAAC ATTTGGAAGTGCAAAGAATGAAAAAAGCAGTTGAGTCACTTTTGGCAGCCAATGAAGAAAAG GATCGCAAGATTGAGGAGCTTCGGCAGTCACTTACACGTTACAAGAAGGTGCAAGACTTGGTCATGTCAGTGCAAGGTAGAAAAG ataaattaaaagaagaagaaagtgatGAGAGCTACAGTGACAGCTCTCTCACCATGTCAATAGCAATGTCAGTTTCCATGGATGCCGATAAGTCCGTCCTGTCGTGTGCTGAGGAAGTGAAGAGTCAAGATGAG CCGACGACTTTTCTCAGCACGCTGCATGTGCCTTCGCTCGCAACCACACCACAAACCAAACCAGAGGCTGATGTAAACCTGGAGCCAGTGCAGTCACAGAG TGATTCAGTGCATCAGGAGCCAAGTCAGTCACAGGAGCCCGTGATAAATACCAGTCTGGA AAGTGTGGAGGTTCCCAAATCCAGCAGCCTGAACAAATTGGATGGCAGCACTAGTGAAAAG aGGCCTTTGGCAGTTGGAAAGAGTCCAGCAGAG AGTCGTGCTTTTGATGAGTTCAACAAGATTACAACCTTACCACCAAAGTCCACTAGCAGCTCCCGTGCTGTTGAAGATGACACTTTTGGCACAAAGAAGGCCAGATCCTCCTTCGGACGAGGTTTCTTTAAGCTTAGGGGAGGCAAGAGGACAGCCAGCGCTCCTAATCTTG CTGCAACAGAGCACAACGGCATGGACCATCTGGATCTTGCAGGGATGCCACAGAATTCAAGCAACAGTGACAGTACAAACACTCTCTCCAGCTGCCTAGAGGGCAAGAAGAAGTCGAAGGGAATCAAAGCATTCTTAGGAAA GCTTACAAGAAGTCAGTCAACAACCTTCACCTTGGATGACAACCTCTCAGAGAACGAGTTCAAACGGGGAGGAGTCCGAGCCACAGCCGGTCCCAGGCTGGGATGGTCACGTGACCTGCACAACACAAACAG TGAGGTGGATGCTCCATTTGCACGTTGGTCCCGGGAGCAGGTGTGTGACTGGATGCAGGAGCAGGGACTGGGGCTATATGTGAACCTGGCCAGACAGTGGATTTCCTCAGGACAGACTCTCCTACAGGCTTCTCCACAGAACTTAGAGAAG gagttgGGGATCAAGCATCATCTACACAGGAAGAAACTGCAACTGGCCCTTCAAGCACTGGGCTCTGAGGAGGAAGACAACAAAGGCAAACTAGACTACCAATGGGTGACGA GGTGGCTTGATGATATTGGACTTCCTCAGTACAAAACTCAGTTTGATGAGGCAAGAGTGGATGGGCGAATGCTTCACTACATGACTGTG GATGATCTGCTGTCTCTGAAAGTGGGAAGTGTTCTGCATCACCTCAGCATCAAGAGAGCTATCCAAGTTCTCCGCCTCAACAATTACGAGCCCAATTGTCTACGCCGTAGACCCTcagatgag AACAACATCACCCCAGCAGAAATCTCTCAGTGGACCAATCACCGTGTGATGGAGTGGCTGCGTTCTGTAGATCTGGCAGAATATGCACCCAATTTGAGGGGCAGTGGAGTCCATGGAGGTCTGATG gttCTCGAACCTCGTTTTAATGTGGAAACAATGGCACTGATCCTGAACATTCCTCCAAACAAGACTTTGCTCAGAAGGCACCTGGCGACTCACTTTAACCTGCTGGTTGGTTCGGAGGCTCAGCAGACGAAGCAGGAGTGTATGGAGAATCCTGATTACATTTTACTCACTGCAACTGCTAAAGTCAAG CCACGAAAACTGGCATTTGGGACCTTTGGGactttgaagaagaagaagcaggaggATAGTGATGAGTATGTGTGCCCCATGGATGTGGAGATGCCAAAAGGACACAGTTTCCAGAAAGGCTTTAGAAGCATGGAGCTGCACATTTACGAGGATGAGCTGGACAGACTAGAACAG ATGGAGGATTCAGAGGGCACTGTGCGACAAATTGGAGCTTTCTCAGAAGGCATCAACAACCTGACG AGTATGCTGAAAGATGACGAGCTCTTTAAGGAGGTTAGAACATCATCCCCCAACATTAGCGTGACTGACGACGACTCCAACGTTTGA